A window of the Henckelia pumila isolate YLH828 chromosome 3, ASM3356847v2, whole genome shotgun sequence genome harbors these coding sequences:
- the LOC140893327 gene encoding reticulon-like protein B5, whose amino-acid sequence MPGSDYSEASDERARNEDGNHGKFHLFGRQKPVHTSLGGGIPADVILWRNKQISGALLAGSTVIWLLFERIGYHLIPFVCHSLIFTLATLFLWSNLSFFVKKSAFEFPEMSLPEELCESIALLIRDRCNKAFSIFREVALGKDLKKFLYTILGLWLVSVIGGWFDFLTLVYMMFVMLLTMPLFYEKNEDQVDSYARKATAKLKRQYSSLDEKVLQKLPKVPFMAGSKQQ is encoded by the exons ATGCCGGGTTCGGATTATTCGGAAGCGTCTGATGAAAGGGCTCGAAATGAAGATGGGAATCACGGAAAGTTTCACCTATTTGGGAGGCAGAAACCGGTGCACACCTCCCTTGGTGGTGGCATTC CTGCGGATGTTATACTGTGGCGTAACAAGCAGATATCAGGAGCTTTGCTAGCTGGATCAACTGTCATATGGCTCCTCTTCGAACGCATCGGCTATCATTTGATTCCATTTGTGTGTCATTCTCTGATATTCACTCTCGCCACTCTCTTCTTGTGGTCCAACCTCTCATTTTTCGTCAAGAA GTCAGCTTTTGAGTTCCCGGAGATGTCATTACCGGAGGAATTGTGCGAGAGCATCGCACTATTGATAAGGGACCGATGCAACAAGGCATTTTCCATCTTTAGGGAAGTGGCATTGGGAAAGGATTTAAAGAAATTCTTATAT ACAATTCTAGGATTATGGTTGGTATCTGTCATCGGCGGCTGGTTCGACTTCTTGACTCTTGTGTATATGA TGTTTGTGATGCTATTGACCATGCCTCTGTTCTACGAGAAAAACGAAGATCAAGTCGATTCTTATGCGCGAAAGGCCACGGCCAAACTCAAGAGACAATACAGCTCGCTGGATGAAAAGGTTCTTCAAAAGTTGCCAAAAGTTCCTTTCATGGCCGGCAGTAAGCAGCAGTGA
- the LOC140886748 gene encoding peroxisomal nicotinamide adenine dinucleotide carrier-like — translation MSNAVVNGMAGAGGGIIAQIITYPLQTVNTRQQTERVAKKDAPPAAGSTLAQIVRVIKSEGLGGLYSGLKPSLLGTAASQGVYYSFYQFFKNKAEAIAAENKRKGHGDGTPGMLSWLIVAALAGSLNVLLTNPIWVLVTRMQTHTQAEKKIMEAKREALLKEASENILIHSSLPDQLAALDSIQPRPYGTFQAACEVYHESGITGFWKGIIPTLIMVCNPSIQFMIYESLLKHLRTKRASKKQGLKNITALEIFLVGALAKLGATVSTYPLLVVKSRLQAKQEIGGNVSLRYSGTLDAISKMIRYEGLRSFYKGMSTKIVQSVFAASLLFLVKEELVKAYAVVSDRSSKILSNAVK, via the exons ATGTCGAACGCCGTGGTGAATGGGATGGCCGGCGCCGGCGGCGGTATTATTGCCCAAATCATCACTTACCCTCTTCAAACG GTAAATACTCGTCAGCAAACTGAAAGAGTGGCTAAGAAGGATGCGCCTCCAGCTGCTGGGAGTACGCTGGCTCAAATTGTTCGG GTTATTAAAAGTGAAGGTTTGGGAGGACTATACAGCGGCCTCAAACCATCTCTGCTTGGAACTGCTGCTTCTCAG GGTGTTTATTATTCGTTTTACCAGTTTTTCAAAAATAAGGCCGAGGCTATAGCagctgaaaataaaagaaaaggacACGGGGATGGCACTCCAGGAATGCTTTCGTGGCTTATTGTTGCGGCCCTTGCTGG GTCACTAAATGTATTGCTAACGAACCCAATATGGGTTCTTGTGACTCGTATGCAG ACTCACACTCAggcagaaaaaaaaatcatggagGCAAAAAGGGAAGCTTTATTAAAAGAAGCTTCCGAGAATATTCTGATACATTCTTCTTTACCTGACCAATTGGCTGCTCTTGATTCAATACAACCTCGTCCTTACGGAACATTTCAGGCG GCATGTGAGGTTTATCACGAATCAGGAATTACTGGGTTTTGGAAAGGCATAATTCCGACACTGATAATG GTGTGCAATCCATCAATTCAGTTTATGATATATGAGAGTTTGCTGAAGCATTTGAGGACTAAGCGAGCTTCTAAAAAACAAGGTTTAAAGAACATAACTGCTTTGGAG ATTTTCTTAGTAGGGGCCTTGGCAAAACTTGGGGCAACTGTTTCGACATACCCTCTTCTGGTTGTTAAG TCAAGACTTCAAGCGAAGCAGGAAATTGGTGGCAATGTTTCATTACGATATTCAG GTACACTTGATGCCATCAGTAAAATGATCCGATACGAAGGATTACGCAGCTTTTACAAAGGGATGAGCACGAAGATAGTGCAAAGTGTTTTTGCTGCGTCTCTACTTTTCCTGGTGAAGGAAGAGCTTGTTAAGGCGTATGCTGTTGTCTCAGATAGAAGCTCGAAAATTTTATCGAATGCTGTTAAATGA